From the genome of Adhaeribacter pallidiroseus:
AACTTATTGTACGCTTACTCTACCGATAGATTTACATCGCGCGAAGATTACCTGCAAAACTGGCCCGGTGATGATTATGTAGATATTATAGGATTTGATTTATACCACCGCCCGGAATCGGATCCTTATAACACCTTTGTAGCCGATGCCCGCCGCATGGTCGAAACCGTAAGGCAAATTGGCCAGGAAAAACGCAAGGTGTGGGCCTTTACCGAAACGGGCCAGGAAAGGGTGCCTTTTGCTAACTGGTGGACCGGATTTTTACTGCCCATTATTCAGGATGCTGGTTTATCGTACGTAATGGTGTGGCGCAACGCCCGCTTAAATCACTTCTACGCGCCGTACCCGGAGCACGTGAGTGCCAGAAATTTTAAATTATTTGCTACTAATCCCAAGGTTCTGTTGCAAACCAAAACGGCCGCCGAAAACTTGTATGCTCCCGTGCCGGCTCATTAAAAATTATCTCACCTTATACTTACCCTATAAAATTAATACCTGAATGAAATTAACCACCGGTGATATTTGCATTATTCTGGTTTACCTGGTAGCTGTTATTGTGCTGGGGTTGGTGCTGAAGAAAAGAGCTTCGAAGGATAAAGAAGCCTACATGCTGGGCGGTAAAACCTTGCCGTGGTACATGCTGGGCTTATCCAATGCTTCGGATATGTTTGATATTTCGGGCACCATGTGGATGGTAACATTGGCGTTTGTGTACGGCATGAAAAGCCTCTGGATTCCGTGGTTGTGGCCGGTTTTCAACCAAATTTTTATGATGATGTATTTATCAGTCTGGTTGCGGCGGTCGAACGTAACTACCGGCGCCGAATGGATAAATACGCGTTTTGGCTATGGCAAAGGGGTATTGGCTTCGCATACCATTGTGGTGGTTTTTGCCATTCTGAGCTGTTTGGGTTTTCTGGCCTATGGTTTTGTGGGCTTAGGTAAGTTTGTGGAGATATTTATTCCGTTTAGCAGCGTTTCGCCTTATTTGCCATTCTCGGTACCGGCCGAATACGTAGCCCACTTTTACGGCATTGTTTTTACGGCTTTTGCGGTATTCTACGCCATCTTGGGCGGCATGACCAGTATTGTAATTGGGGATGTGCTCAAGTACGTGATTATGACCATTGCGGCCGTAGTAATTGCTTACATCGCGATGCAGAACCTGGCGGTAAAGAGTTTGAATGTGCCGGAAGGATGGTTTACACCGTTCTTTGGCTCCACCTTGAACGATTTAAACTGGACCGGTATTATAAACGAAGTAAACGATAAAATACGGGAAGATAAGTACACCTTATTCGGGGTTTTCTTCATGATGATGACCTTTAAAGGTATTTTGGCTAGTTTGGCCGGTCCGGCCCCGAACTACGATATGCAGAAAGTGCTTTCCACGAAATCGCCGCAGGATGCGGCTAAAATGAGTGGTTTTGTATCTATTTTTTTGCTGCCGGTACGTTACGCCATGATTATGGGATTTACCGTGTTGGCTTTGCTGCACTACGACCAGCTTAATCTGCAATCAGCCACCGGTATTGACTTTGAAAGAATATTACCCGCGGCTATTCTGCAATTTGTACCAGCCGGTTTAATGGGGTTGCTTTTGGCTGGTTTACTCGCCGCTTTCATGGGTACTTTTGCGGGTACACTTAACGCTGCCCAAGCCTACATCGTTAATGATATTTACCTCAAATACGTGAATCCGAATGCCTCCAACAAACGCATCAGCAATATGAATTATATTACTGGTTTAGGGGTAGCCATAGTGGGCGTATTAATGGGCTTGTTTGCAAAAGACGTAAACAGCATTCTGCAATGGATTGTATCGGCACTGTACGGTGGTTATGTAGCGGCTAATGTTTTAAAATGGCATTGGTGGCGCTTTAACGCTACGGGCTTCTTCTGGGGTATGCTGGCGGGTATTGTGCCGGCTTTAATATTACCCCTGGTTTTTAAAGAAACATTAGAATTGTATTATTTTCCGGTATTATTCCTGTTGTCTTTGGCTGGCTGTATTATTGGCTCCTTATCAACTCCTGCTACCGAAGAAGCTACTCTAAAGTCTTTTTACAAAACCATTCGGCCCTGGGGATTTTGGAAACCAATTGATGCTTTAGTTAAAAAAGAAGATCCTGCGTTCGAGGAAAACAAGAATTTTAAATTAGACGCCTTTAACGTGGTCATCGGGGTAATCGCGCAATGCTGCTTAACCTTGTTGCCCATGTACTTAATTACCCGCATGAACAGCCAGTTATTCGTAACCATTGCTATTTTGGCGGTATGTCTGGTTATTTTAAAGAAAACCTGGTGGAACCGGTTACCCCAAGATAACCCTACGTTCGAGAATAAACCCAAAAAGGCTTTTGCCGGGCATTAGATTCACCTTGTTATCTGTAAATAATTTAAAAAAACAGAGGGCCGGAACTGCCAAATGGCGGTATTTGCTTAACGACAGAATTTCTGGATTTAAGAATTTAACTTTTAATCTGCCTAACTGAAATTGCCCCATCCGTTATCAAAACAATTAACAAACATGAACTTTAAAGAACGATTAAACCAACTGGAAAAAGCATATACCAAACTAATTACCCGCCAAAACGAAAAGCAGGAGTTAGGCAATGGCATATACTACCGTTATAAATACCCCGTATTAACCGCGCAACACGCTCCAATTTTCTGGCGCTACGATTTAAACCCGGAA
Proteins encoded in this window:
- a CDS encoding sodium:solute symporter family protein — translated: MKLTTGDICIILVYLVAVIVLGLVLKKRASKDKEAYMLGGKTLPWYMLGLSNASDMFDISGTMWMVTLAFVYGMKSLWIPWLWPVFNQIFMMMYLSVWLRRSNVTTGAEWINTRFGYGKGVLASHTIVVVFAILSCLGFLAYGFVGLGKFVEIFIPFSSVSPYLPFSVPAEYVAHFYGIVFTAFAVFYAILGGMTSIVIGDVLKYVIMTIAAVVIAYIAMQNLAVKSLNVPEGWFTPFFGSTLNDLNWTGIINEVNDKIREDKYTLFGVFFMMMTFKGILASLAGPAPNYDMQKVLSTKSPQDAAKMSGFVSIFLLPVRYAMIMGFTVLALLHYDQLNLQSATGIDFERILPAAILQFVPAGLMGLLLAGLLAAFMGTFAGTLNAAQAYIVNDIYLKYVNPNASNKRISNMNYITGLGVAIVGVLMGLFAKDVNSILQWIVSALYGGYVAANVLKWHWWRFNATGFFWGMLAGIVPALILPLVFKETLELYYFPVLFLLSLAGCIIGSLSTPATEEATLKSFYKTIRPWGFWKPIDALVKKEDPAFEENKNFKLDAFNVVIGVIAQCCLTLLPMYLITRMNSQLFVTIAILAVCLVILKKTWWNRLPQDNPTFENKPKKAFAGH